In one Umezawaea sp. Da 62-37 genomic region, the following are encoded:
- a CDS encoding carbohydrate ABC transporter permease — MTTTLPSRTAEPATRPAPAKGRGGVRGRNRKWVILFLAPWAIGMTVFFVYPLLATVYFSFTNYNGLDTADFVGLRNFVYLFTGDPVVKTAAYNTLWLVVVLTVLRVAFGLGVASVLARVTTGNSLLRTLCYLPSLVPPVAATLTFVFVFNPGTGPVNSVLGWFGIDGPLWFNDPSLSKPALTLLTLWGSGEIMIIILAAILDVPKDLYEAAQLDGAGAVMQFRKITLPTIAPVLLFGVVNSVIFALQYFTQAIVAGSVASGSADMVGNSQIMGYPNNSTLTFPVWLYQQGFRAYHMGYASAMAVVLFIVSFAFTAILIRQLRAGNSEEARS; from the coding sequence GTGACCACGACTCTCCCGAGCCGGACAGCGGAGCCCGCGACCCGTCCCGCCCCCGCCAAGGGGCGGGGCGGGGTGCGCGGCCGCAACCGCAAGTGGGTGATCCTGTTCCTGGCGCCGTGGGCGATCGGGATGACGGTGTTCTTCGTCTACCCGCTGCTCGCGACGGTGTACTTCTCGTTCACCAACTACAACGGGCTCGACACCGCGGACTTCGTCGGCCTGCGCAACTTCGTCTACCTGTTCACCGGTGACCCGGTCGTCAAGACCGCGGCGTACAACACGCTGTGGCTCGTCGTGGTGCTCACGGTGCTGCGGGTGGCGTTCGGCCTCGGCGTCGCGTCGGTGCTGGCGCGCGTGACGACGGGCAACAGCCTGCTCCGCACCCTGTGCTACCTGCCGTCGCTGGTCCCGCCGGTCGCCGCGACCCTGACGTTCGTGTTCGTGTTCAACCCCGGCACGGGCCCGGTGAACTCGGTGCTCGGCTGGTTCGGCATCGACGGACCGCTGTGGTTCAACGACCCCAGCCTGTCCAAGCCCGCGCTGACCCTGCTCACGCTGTGGGGCTCCGGCGAAATCATGATCATCATTCTGGCCGCGATCCTGGACGTGCCCAAGGACCTGTACGAGGCCGCGCAGCTCGACGGCGCGGGCGCCGTCATGCAGTTCCGGAAGATCACGCTGCCGACGATCGCGCCGGTGCTGCTGTTCGGCGTCGTCAACTCGGTCATCTTCGCCCTCCAGTACTTCACCCAGGCGATCGTGGCCGGATCGGTGGCGTCCGGGTCGGCCGACATGGTCGGCAACAGCCAGATCATGGGCTACCCCAACAACTCCACGCTCACCTTCCCTGTCTGGCTCTACCAGCAGGGCTTCCGGGCCTACCACATGGGCTACGCGTCG
- a CDS encoding extracellular solute-binding protein, which yields MRTRPGRSRLRFRSALIVTTAGVLAAACTAGGGAASGPAAAPGADQAVTVQVWSNFSDRELGIVKEALDKYHGKHANITIDNQGSQDDDKITQSIRSGNPPDVAISFTTDNIGQFASSGAWQDLKPYIERDKYNLDDIPKAVLDYTEFNGNRVALPMLADVYGLYYNKDLLTAAGLSAPPKTTAELLDYAKKLTVKNPDGSIQVAGFLPQTGFYAFKPQIVGTMFNAQWVDKDGKSTLGKDQGWKDMFGWQKELIDFYGWDNLQKFTAGLGQEYSADNGFHVGKVAMAIDGEYRTAFLADQTPGLNYGTTTLPTSKPENYGGGYTTGTIIGIPKGAKNPGAAWDLVKYLTSDTDALVGLANGLHNVPSTKTSLSSPDLKLGDNFKPFLDAFANKNLTSNPASTIGDQYLKIVSDFGVSWQTGTVSDLATGLTDLDKQIDDAKALGK from the coding sequence ATGCGCACCAGGCCAGGCCGTTCGCGGCTCCGCTTCCGGTCAGCTCTGATCGTCACCACGGCAGGTGTGCTGGCCGCCGCGTGCACAGCCGGTGGCGGCGCCGCGTCGGGTCCCGCGGCCGCGCCCGGCGCCGACCAGGCGGTGACCGTCCAGGTCTGGAGCAACTTCTCCGACCGCGAGCTGGGGATCGTCAAGGAAGCGCTGGACAAGTACCACGGCAAGCACGCCAACATCACCATCGACAACCAGGGCAGCCAGGACGACGACAAGATCACCCAGTCGATCCGCAGCGGCAACCCGCCGGACGTCGCGATCTCGTTCACCACGGACAACATCGGCCAGTTCGCGTCCTCCGGCGCGTGGCAGGACCTCAAGCCCTACATCGAGCGCGACAAGTACAACCTCGACGACATCCCGAAGGCCGTGCTCGACTACACCGAGTTCAACGGCAACCGGGTCGCCCTGCCGATGCTGGCGGACGTCTACGGCCTGTACTACAACAAGGACCTGCTCACCGCGGCCGGTCTGAGCGCCCCGCCGAAGACCACGGCCGAACTGCTGGACTACGCCAAGAAGCTCACCGTGAAGAACCCCGACGGCTCGATCCAGGTCGCGGGTTTCCTGCCGCAGACGGGTTTCTACGCGTTCAAGCCGCAGATCGTCGGCACGATGTTCAACGCGCAGTGGGTCGACAAGGACGGCAAGTCCACCCTGGGCAAGGACCAGGGCTGGAAGGACATGTTCGGGTGGCAGAAGGAGCTCATCGACTTCTACGGCTGGGACAACCTGCAGAAGTTCACCGCGGGCCTCGGCCAGGAGTACTCCGCCGACAACGGCTTCCACGTCGGCAAGGTCGCCATGGCTATCGACGGCGAGTACCGCACGGCGTTCCTCGCCGACCAGACGCCCGGCCTGAACTACGGCACCACGACGCTGCCCACGTCGAAGCCGGAGAACTACGGCGGCGGCTACACGACCGGCACGATCATCGGCATCCCCAAGGGCGCCAAGAACCCCGGTGCCGCCTGGGACCTGGTCAAGTACCTGACGTCGGACACCGACGCCCTGGTCGGCCTCGCCAACGGCCTGCACAACGTGCCCAGCACCAAGACCTCGCTGAGCAGCCCGGACCTGAAGCTGGGCGACAACTTCAAGCCGTTTCTCGACGCGTTCGCCAACAAGAACCTGACGTCGAACCCGGCCAGCACGATCGGCGACCAGTACCTGAAGATCGTGTCCGACTTCGGCGTCTCCTGGCAGACCGGCACGGTCTCCGACCTCGCCACCGGCCTGACCGACCTGGACAAGCAGATCGACGACGCCAAGGCACTCGGCAAGTGA
- a CDS encoding ROK family transcriptional regulator: protein MRAGSPRLLREINDRAAIEALLRNGPLTRAELEGIIGLSKPATAQLLTRLEESDTVLRNGLRGGGRGPRAQLWSVNGALAHVAAVDLTPDHVDVAIADISGALLTEHSAPMPKAGRAEVLESFHSAVSKAAGQAGLTPDALLHVVVGSPGAVDPATGRLAYAPHMPGWGGFDLLDELHGLLGTNVTVENDVNLVAVEEMIAGRATEVRDFVLIWPADAVGAAVVVNGVLLRGATGGAGEIDGLQVPDRAVAETGTDRAGGTFGELLDNGALVRLARAHGVAARTGEAAVRKALSSGPAGREFLVDLARRIATGVAGVISVLDPELVLLSGDVAQAGGTTLVDLVSAEIRRLVVPRTPVQLALVTGKPVRSGALHTALSVAREQVFGLPAATTEPFRGPHHGNAAVPVPTTRR from the coding sequence ATGCGAGCCGGAAGCCCACGACTGCTGCGCGAGATCAACGACCGCGCGGCCATCGAGGCGCTGCTCCGCAACGGTCCTCTCACGAGGGCCGAACTGGAGGGCATCATCGGCCTCTCCAAGCCGGCGACGGCGCAGCTGCTGACCCGCCTCGAAGAGTCGGACACGGTGCTGCGCAACGGTTTGCGTGGCGGCGGACGCGGTCCGAGGGCGCAGCTCTGGTCGGTGAACGGGGCACTGGCGCACGTCGCGGCGGTGGACCTCACGCCGGACCACGTGGACGTGGCGATCGCCGACATCTCCGGCGCGCTGCTCACCGAGCACAGCGCCCCCATGCCCAAGGCGGGCAGGGCCGAGGTGCTGGAGTCCTTCCACAGCGCCGTCAGCAAGGCCGCCGGACAGGCGGGTCTCACCCCGGACGCCCTGCTCCACGTGGTCGTGGGCAGCCCCGGCGCGGTCGACCCGGCCACCGGCAGGCTCGCCTACGCCCCGCACATGCCCGGCTGGGGCGGTTTCGACCTGCTCGACGAACTGCACGGCCTCCTGGGCACCAACGTCACCGTCGAGAACGACGTCAACCTGGTCGCCGTCGAGGAGATGATCGCCGGCCGCGCGACCGAGGTCCGCGACTTCGTCCTCATCTGGCCCGCCGACGCGGTCGGCGCGGCCGTGGTCGTCAACGGCGTGCTGCTGCGCGGCGCCACCGGTGGCGCGGGCGAGATCGACGGCCTCCAGGTCCCGGACCGCGCGGTCGCCGAGACCGGCACCGACCGCGCGGGCGGCACGTTCGGCGAACTGCTCGACAACGGCGCCCTCGTCCGGCTGGCCCGCGCGCACGGCGTCGCGGCCCGCACCGGGGAAGCGGCCGTGCGCAAGGCGCTCAGCTCCGGCCCGGCCGGTCGGGAGTTCCTGGTGGACCTGGCCCGCCGCATCGCCACCGGCGTCGCGGGCGTGATCAGCGTGCTCGACCCCGAACTCGTCCTGCTCTCCGGCGACGTCGCGCAAGCGGGCGGCACGACGCTCGTCGACCTCGTCTCGGCGGAGATCCGCCGCCTGGTGGTGCCCCGCACCCCCGTACAGCTCGCCCTGGTCACCGGGAAGCCGGTGCGCTCCGGCGCACTGCACACGGCGCTTTCCGTCGCCAGGGAACAGGTGTTCGGCCTTCCAGCCGCCACGACCGAACCCTTCCGAGGCCCGCACCACGGCAACGCGGCCGTTCCCGTCCCCACCACCCGACGTTGA